One segment of Babylonia areolata isolate BAREFJ2019XMU chromosome 24, ASM4173473v1, whole genome shotgun sequence DNA contains the following:
- the LOC143299003 gene encoding uncharacterized protein LOC143299003 produces MEIQIPVADQDTATESQVTDRTDYFCQPTDRTSCPTISDNWSREGQVSTAILTSRSQALSTVSQPALHSMAETDAETGGFICDGDGSVVLSSVEDPQSTVGRDASVVNQEQPRSSGDDGVMEDPHHTDQSEGSAAEEHAGGSDATRGSCAGSDRQEGAGGEDTEIPLDMGQNDTLDMGQNDSLDIGQKGESLDMGQNGDTLYTGQNSNTLDITEESIAEAGLSEFQEACDDDDAEPSAQQSQEQDFADSLVDQNSQASGDYKGKEANLDTPGNKHKADDNDDDVDKKEESSRDLGKPQLEEEGKVFLTENNHPDDGSDISDARAETPDWAEDGEEKDGGSVSDEGQGCPKRDCLSVTSQGRPLTRSSLHEDVAPGLRAVVNTPVSYYTAVELNADTVRNVESRNTSHAGVETAREAAFQRAMTLMSSRCESKQERQGGPLGAGQHYGYTYPQYFYVQQCRPAPMEPLKAWKGYHGNVYFEPIHIWRVGGGQGEKKGDNPPPSAVSRKSSGSRRTTLTARTRSQVMVPAHTTGGSDSAATGDAAQQSPTRSMTRVTLKRDQRSAKSAVSSSSIGVLSQQHGLFLDRQAVTQPHNSAMQEELQVMERQQSTGSLNIQPRTHPPPGHKTPGRDGGNEPGRATSRRSGARSAKFDRICRGSVAHKLRRAKSGGLLGNSLSRETARQRGHQPWERSTASSPQLMVVGDRFAAGSFMSPLLRTQTQFSLSSQRMTVNSPDLYGAFDRLPPLEQVRISLRHMDTHGEEGLGSRVSSPYGAGTGVGVVEELKPLVKYSPDVRAQFSQQVKYH; encoded by the exons ATGGAGATCCAGATTCCTGTTGCTGACCAGGACACAGCTACAGAGAGCCAGGTGACTGATCGTACAGACTATTTCTGTCAGCCCACTGATCGTACAAGCTGTCCGACCATTTCAGACAACTGGTCACGAGAAGGTCAGGTATCCACTGCCATCTTGACGTCAAGGTCGCAGGCCCTCAGTACCGTTTCTCAGCCTGCCTTGCATTCTATGGCTGAAACGGATGCTGAAACCGGTGGCTTCATCTGTGATGGAGACGGGTCTGTGGTGCTTAGTTCTGTTGAGGATCCACAGAGCACAGTGGGCAGAGATGCCAGTGTTGTGAACCAGGAGCAGCCCAGAAGTAGTGGAGATGACGGCGTCATGGAGGATCctcaccacactgaccagtctGAGGGATCAGCAGCAGAAGAACATGCAGGTGGATCTGATGCCACCCGGGGATCTTGTGCAGGGTCTGACAGGCAAGAAGGAGCAGGTGGCGAAGACACTGAAATCCCTTTGGACATGGGACAAAATGACACTTTGGACATGGGACAAAATGACTCTTTGGACATAGGACAGAAGGGTGAATCTTTGGACATGGGACAAAATGGTGACACTTTGTACACAGGACAAAATAGTAACACTTTGGACATTACTGAAGAGAGCATTGCTGAAGCTGGCCTTTCTGAGTTCCAAGaagcatgtgatgatgatgatgctgaaccATCGGCCCAACAAAGTCAGGAACAGGATTTTGCTGACAGCTTGGTTGATCAAAACAGTCAAGCATCAGGAGACTACAAGGGTAAGGAAGCAAACCTTGATACACCAGGGAACAAACATAAAgctgatgacaacgatgatgatgttgacaagaaAGAGGAAAGTTCCAGGGACCTTGGAAAGCCTCAGCTGGAAGAAGAAGGCAAAGTCTTTCTGACAGAAAACAACCACCCAGACGATGGCAGTGACATTTCAGACGCCAGAGCAGAGACTCCTGATTGGGCAGAAGACGGAGAGGAGAAGGATGGCGGCAGTGTGTCTGATGAGGGTCAAGGCTGCCCAAAACGGGATTGTCTTTCAGTGACCAGTCAGGGTCGACCCTTAACCCGCAGCTCTTTGCATGAAGACGTGGCCCCCGGTCTCCGTGCAGTTGTCAACACACCTGTCAGCTATTACACCGCTGTGGAGCTGAATGCCGACACTGTGCGAAATGTTGAATCACG AAACACGTCTCATGCGGGGGTGGAGACGGCGCGGGAAGCAGCCTTTCAGCGCGCCATGACCCTCATGTCCAGTCGGTGTGAGAGCAAGCAGGAGAGGCAGGGGGGGCCCCTTGGTGCCGGCCAGCACTACGGCTACACCTACCCCCAGTACTTCTATGTGCAGCAGTGCAGGCCTGCCCCCATGGAACCCCTCAAG GCTTGGAAAGGTTACCACGGCAACGTGTACTTTGAGCCGATCCACAtctggagggtgggaggagggcagggagaaaagaagggagaCAACCCTCCCCCCAGCGCCGTGTCGCGCAAGTCGTCAGGCAGCCGCCGCACCACCCTGACGGCCAGAACCAGGTCACAGGTCATGGTGCCGGCACACACCACAGGGGGCAGCGACAGTGCT GCCACAGGAGACGCGGCACAGCAGTCGCCGACCCGTAGCATGACCCGCGTGACCTTGAAGCGGGATCAGAGGTCGGCGAAGAGCGCGGTGAGCTCGAGCTCCATCGGGGTGCTGTCCCAGCAGCACGGCCTGTTCCTGGACCGACAGGCAGTCACCCAGCCCCACAACTCGGCCATGCAGGAGGAGCTGCAGGTCATGGAGAGGCAGCAGTCCACGGGCAGCCTCAACATCCAGCCAcggacccaccccccacctggcCACAAAACTCCAGGACGGGATGGGGGGAACGAACCGGGCCGAGCCACGTCCAGGCGTTCGGGAGCCCGCTCGGCCAAGTTTGACCGTATCTGCCGCGGGTCAGTGGCGCACAAACTGCGGCGTGCCAAGAGCGGGGGGCTGCTGGGGAACAGCCTGAGCAGAGAGACGGCCAGGCAGCGGGGACACCAGCCCTGGGAGAGGAGCACGGCCTCCAGCCCTCAGCTGATGGTGGTGGGTGACCGCTTTGCGGCGGGCTCCTTCATGTCGCCCCTGCTGCGCACCCAGACGCAGTTCTCTCTCAGCAGCCAGCGCATGACCGTCAACTCGCCAGACCTGTACGGGGCCTTTGACCGCTTGCCTCCCCTGGAACAGGTGCGGATCAGCCTGCGCCACATGGACACGCACGGCGAGGAGGGGCTTGGCAGCAGAGTGTCCTCCCCTTATGGTGCGGggacaggtgtgggtgtggtggaggagcTGAAGCCGTTGGTGAAGTACAGCCCTGATGTGAGGGCACAGTTCAGCCAGCAGGTCAAGTATCACTGA